In Streptomyces sp. NBC_01717, one DNA window encodes the following:
- a CDS encoding ABC transporter ATP-binding protein: MSLEKPLPTGPAATVPHQEGRKKPGAPRPAAPPELSFSGRVHANAMQDATLWDMARRIPAALGRTFRLAWSVDRHMVVTVLVCQLLSGIGTAVMLASVADAMGPLFGSTDAAAGLHRAWPALTVAGVALGVGSTAWLVADWATRRLNPQVASAADLTMVDTHMRVELSAYDQEGFSDRSQAAEIGAMRAVDLAEDAKSMTNGLVQLMTAASVLTVLHPLLLVVLLLSVVPRGLGGVIAARIDYRVFDASVSARNTRGMMRWFLTTPTLADELRANTMRPYLHFWYRTMCDRVEGRALAAAPLYLRVNAVAAALSGVFTVGMWASLAGLVVSGRMTLAIAGTAVMASQTAGRSLNSVIRYGAAMFHHGLYLDDYHRFLARARDLTTHRGAAVPQAPTEIRLTGAGFSYPKKDTPALHPVSLTLRRGEVVALVGENGAGKSTLVRLLTGLTLPTSGTVHWDDTDLATADAEAVWQHVGLVPQQSGHWPLAARENIDLGQPREHGDDLVWEAAARVGMDEPIRGLPDGMDTLLARSLWGGHELSGGQWQRLACARAMYRGPGFLILDEPTSEMDARGEHQIFTALREMAPDRITLVVTHRLDNVRMADRILVLDRGRIREEGTFDQLAYGDGLFAELYALSQDR, encoded by the coding sequence ATGAGCCTGGAGAAGCCCCTGCCGACCGGTCCCGCCGCCACAGTCCCGCACCAGGAAGGCAGGAAGAAGCCCGGTGCGCCACGGCCCGCAGCACCCCCGGAACTGAGTTTCAGCGGGCGGGTGCACGCCAACGCGATGCAGGACGCGACCCTGTGGGACATGGCGCGCCGCATCCCGGCCGCGCTCGGCCGTACGTTCCGGCTGGCCTGGTCGGTCGACCGGCACATGGTGGTGACCGTGCTGGTCTGCCAGTTGCTCTCCGGCATCGGGACGGCCGTGATGCTCGCGTCGGTGGCGGACGCGATGGGGCCGCTGTTCGGCTCGACGGACGCCGCGGCCGGTCTTCACCGCGCGTGGCCCGCGCTGACGGTCGCGGGCGTCGCGCTGGGGGTCGGCTCGACGGCCTGGCTGGTGGCCGACTGGGCGACGCGCCGGCTCAATCCGCAGGTGGCGTCGGCCGCCGATCTGACCATGGTGGACACGCACATGCGGGTCGAGCTGTCCGCGTACGACCAGGAAGGATTCAGCGACCGCAGCCAGGCCGCGGAGATCGGAGCGATGCGGGCGGTCGATCTCGCGGAGGACGCCAAGAGCATGACCAACGGGCTCGTCCAACTCATGACCGCCGCTTCCGTACTGACCGTGCTGCACCCCCTGCTGCTCGTGGTCCTGCTGCTCTCCGTCGTCCCGCGTGGTCTCGGCGGGGTGATCGCCGCCAGAATCGACTATCGGGTTTTCGACGCGTCGGTCTCGGCACGCAACACGAGGGGCATGATGCGCTGGTTCCTGACGACACCGACGCTCGCCGACGAACTGCGCGCCAACACCATGCGCCCCTACCTGCATTTCTGGTATCGCACGATGTGCGACCGGGTCGAGGGGCGGGCGCTGGCCGCGGCGCCGCTGTATCTGCGGGTCAACGCCGTCGCCGCGGCACTGAGCGGGGTGTTCACCGTCGGGATGTGGGCCTCGCTGGCCGGGCTGGTCGTGTCCGGGCGGATGACCCTGGCGATCGCCGGCACGGCCGTCATGGCCTCACAGACCGCAGGTCGTTCGCTCAACTCCGTGATCCGGTACGGCGCTGCCATGTTCCACCACGGTCTCTACCTCGACGACTACCACCGCTTTCTCGCCCGGGCCCGCGATCTGACCACCCACCGGGGCGCAGCCGTACCGCAGGCCCCGACCGAGATCCGGCTGACCGGAGCCGGATTCAGCTACCCGAAGAAGGACACCCCGGCCCTGCACCCGGTGTCGCTCACCCTGCGCCGGGGCGAGGTCGTCGCACTGGTCGGCGAGAACGGGGCGGGCAAGTCCACCCTGGTACGCCTGCTGACCGGGCTGACCCTGCCCACCAGCGGCACCGTGCACTGGGACGACACCGATCTGGCGACGGCGGACGCCGAAGCGGTGTGGCAGCACGTGGGACTCGTACCGCAGCAGAGCGGTCACTGGCCGCTGGCCGCGCGCGAGAACATCGACCTGGGACAGCCGCGGGAGCACGGCGACGACTTGGTGTGGGAGGCGGCGGCGCGCGTCGGCATGGACGAGCCGATCCGGGGCCTTCCCGACGGGATGGATACGCTGCTCGCCCGTTCCCTGTGGGGCGGACACGAGCTGTCCGGTGGCCAGTGGCAGCGTCTCGCCTGCGCGCGGGCCATGTACCGCGGGCCCGGCTTCCTCATTCTGGACGAGCCCACCAGCGAGATGGACGCCCGGGGCGAGCACCAGATCTTCACGGCGCTGCGGGAGATGGCCCCGGACCGGATCACCCTGGTCGTCACGCACCGCCTCGACAATGTGAGGATGGCCGACCGGATTCTCGTCCTCGACCGGGGCCGGATCCGGGAAGAAGGGACTTTCGACCAACTGGCTTACGGAGACGGCCTCTTCGCCGAGTTGTACGCCCTGTCGCAGGACCGCTGA
- a CDS encoding nucleotide triphosphate diphosphatase NUDT15 — MDSRPTEIPTRNNRPPVAQAALGVGVVVQDERGRILLGRHHSGTWELPGGKVDPTNESIAAAAVRELREETGLDVTEDRVTVFAMLHDVVAGINRVTMAAVVTVQSENPQVTEPHLISTWQWTGLDDLPEPLFDPSAQILAAWRPELPVEHPPAHCLKVMDVPAGADS, encoded by the coding sequence ATGGATTCCCGACCCACCGAGATCCCCACGCGCAACAACCGTCCGCCCGTCGCCCAAGCGGCGCTCGGCGTGGGGGTCGTCGTGCAGGACGAGCGGGGACGCATCCTGCTCGGCAGACACCACAGCGGCACCTGGGAGCTGCCGGGCGGCAAGGTCGACCCGACGAACGAGTCGATCGCCGCGGCTGCCGTGCGGGAGTTGCGCGAGGAGACCGGCCTGGACGTCACCGAGGACCGGGTGACGGTCTTCGCGATGCTTCACGACGTGGTCGCCGGTATCAACCGCGTGACCATGGCCGCCGTGGTGACCGTGCAGTCGGAGAACCCGCAGGTCACGGAACCCCATCTGATCAGCACCTGGCAGTGGACCGGCCTCGACGACCTGCCGGAGCCGCTCTTCGATCCCTCGGCCCAGATCCTCGCGGCCTGGCGCCCGGAGCTGCCCGTCGAGCATCCCCCCGCCCACTGTCTGAAGGTCATGGACGTCCCCGCCGGAGCCGACTCATAA
- a CDS encoding FBP domain-containing protein yields MKAVSEQDIRASFVNCSKGEARRLPMPRDLAEQPWDDLDFLGWRDLAAPGRSYIVTDHEGELIGITLRFPSRQRGFLHRSMCSLCLTTHPGSGVSLMTARKSGPAGREGNSVGVYICTDLACSLYVRGRKVPAAGGRFKETLTLEEQVARTRTNLAAFLRTLYVA; encoded by the coding sequence ATGAAGGCCGTGAGTGAGCAGGACATCCGCGCATCGTTCGTCAATTGCTCCAAGGGGGAAGCCAGGCGTCTGCCGATGCCGCGCGATCTTGCCGAGCAGCCCTGGGACGACCTGGATTTCCTGGGCTGGCGCGATCTCGCCGCACCGGGGCGCAGCTACATCGTCACCGATCACGAAGGCGAGCTGATCGGCATCACCCTCCGGTTCCCCTCCCGGCAACGGGGCTTCCTCCACCGCAGCATGTGTTCACTCTGCCTGACCACACACCCGGGCAGCGGTGTCTCACTGATGACTGCCCGCAAGTCGGGCCCGGCAGGGCGGGAGGGGAATTCGGTCGGCGTGTACATCTGCACCGACCTCGCCTGCTCGCTCTATGTCCGCGGCAGGAAGGTACCGGCCGCCGGCGGACGCTTCAAGGAGACGCTGACCCTGGAGGAGCAGGTGGCACGCACCCGGACCAACCTCGCCGCGTTCCTGCGCACGCTGTACGTGGCCTGA
- a CDS encoding substrate-binding domain-containing protein, whose product MRLHVDQRHERVLELVRERGSLRVADLASELGVSAVTLRRDVEALAAQGRVQRLHGAVVWPGGQASEAPVQTPAAEGAVIGMIVPTTNFIFADIVRGARETVEAQGGRLVLGMSGYVDTEDPVQAEHLLAGGAEGLLIAPSWFGGVPADGQEKWLLECPVPAVLVERTAPAGNPAAGLDRVRTDRAHGAAVAVGHFAKLGHRAVAAVLQEGPHAAQIAAGYLAAMESLGLTTVPGSPAIRGHGEYDETVQYLVDAVRERGVTAALVHSDEDAIVLVPRLQERGINVPSDLALIAYDDEVAGLSDVPLTAVAPPKRAVGELAAKLMLQRLAERASGRTPTPRQHLELLPELRVRASCGAGEVSGN is encoded by the coding sequence ATGCGACTGCATGTCGACCAGCGCCATGAGCGGGTGCTCGAGCTCGTCAGGGAGCGCGGCAGCCTCCGGGTCGCCGATCTGGCGTCCGAACTCGGTGTCTCAGCAGTGACGTTGAGGCGCGATGTGGAGGCGCTGGCAGCTCAGGGGAGGGTGCAGCGGCTGCACGGGGCCGTGGTGTGGCCGGGTGGGCAGGCCTCGGAGGCGCCGGTGCAGACGCCGGCCGCCGAGGGCGCCGTGATCGGAATGATCGTGCCGACCACCAACTTCATCTTCGCCGACATCGTGCGCGGGGCGCGCGAGACCGTGGAGGCCCAGGGCGGCCGCCTGGTGCTCGGGATGTCCGGCTACGTGGACACGGAGGACCCCGTACAGGCGGAACATCTGCTGGCGGGAGGGGCCGAAGGGCTGTTGATCGCGCCCAGTTGGTTCGGTGGGGTACCCGCCGACGGCCAGGAGAAATGGCTGCTGGAATGCCCGGTTCCGGCCGTGCTCGTCGAGCGCACGGCGCCGGCCGGCAATCCCGCCGCAGGGCTCGACCGCGTGCGCACGGACCGGGCGCACGGCGCCGCGGTGGCGGTCGGTCACTTCGCGAAGCTGGGGCACCGGGCGGTCGCGGCGGTACTGCAGGAAGGACCGCACGCCGCGCAGATCGCCGCGGGATATCTGGCCGCGATGGAGTCGCTCGGGCTGACGACCGTGCCGGGATCGCCGGCGATCAGGGGACACGGCGAGTACGACGAGACAGTGCAGTACCTGGTCGACGCGGTCAGGGAACGGGGGGTCACGGCAGCGCTCGTGCACAGCGACGAGGACGCGATCGTGCTGGTGCCCAGGCTGCAGGAACGCGGCATCAATGTGCCCTCCGACCTGGCCCTCATCGCGTACGACGACGAGGTGGCGGGCCTGTCCGACGTGCCGCTCACGGCCGTCGCGCCACCGAAGCGGGCGGTGGGCGAGCTGGCCGCGAAACTGATGCTGCAGCGGCTGGCGGAGCGCGCCTCGGGCCGGACTCCGACGCCGCGCCAGCACCTCGAACTGCTGCCGGAGCTGCGGGTACGGGCGTCGTGCGGAGCCGGCGAAGTGAGCGGCAACTGA
- a CDS encoding ABC transporter substrate-binding protein, with amino-acid sequence MSRTSRSFRIAAVSSVAALGLLATACGGDGGSTDAKSNGKPVTISYWTWTLGAKATADEFNRTHKDIQVKFTEIPSSTEGYSKLANAVRAGNAPDVATIEYQMVPEFASQGNLVDLTDLAGDTVKEKFPEPIQNLVNFGGKTWTVPFDAAPQLYYYRTDLFKKYGIEVPKTWDEFRTAAAKVKKKDKSVRLASMPKSDPALFAALSWQAGGKWFSTEGDAWKPAVDDAGSKKAAAYWDGLIKDDLVQTFTGWSPEETKARVEGKTLSFLGASWSAGGMKTSLPDLAGKWAAAPMPNWGTPASGNYGGTSYGVLKGSKHTEAAAEFIKWVTTNGDAVKARLSDKKSPSSALPANPEMREVAASQFDTAYFKGQDIYELASEQVDTIVPGWTWGPNQMDVYTAVQDASAKGGFAAGVGAGQQKAKSGIEDRGLKLAK; translated from the coding sequence ATGTCGCGCACTTCACGTTCGTTCCGTATAGCCGCCGTCTCTTCCGTCGCAGCTCTGGGCCTGCTCGCCACCGCCTGCGGCGGCGACGGCGGCTCGACCGACGCCAAGTCGAACGGCAAGCCGGTAACCATCAGCTACTGGACCTGGACGCTGGGCGCCAAGGCGACTGCCGACGAGTTCAACAGGACCCACAAGGACATCCAGGTCAAGTTCACCGAGATCCCCAGCTCGACCGAGGGCTACAGCAAGCTGGCCAACGCGGTGAGGGCGGGCAACGCCCCCGACGTCGCCACCATCGAGTACCAGATGGTCCCCGAGTTCGCGAGCCAGGGGAATCTGGTCGACCTCACCGACCTCGCCGGTGACACGGTCAAGGAGAAGTTCCCCGAACCCATCCAGAACCTGGTGAACTTCGGCGGCAAGACCTGGACGGTCCCGTTCGACGCCGCTCCGCAGCTGTACTACTACCGCACGGACCTGTTCAAGAAGTACGGCATCGAAGTCCCGAAGACCTGGGACGAGTTCAGGACCGCTGCCGCGAAGGTCAAGAAGAAGGACAAGAGTGTCCGTCTGGCCTCGATGCCCAAGTCGGACCCGGCGCTGTTCGCCGCGCTGTCCTGGCAGGCCGGTGGCAAGTGGTTCTCCACCGAGGGTGACGCCTGGAAGCCCGCCGTCGACGACGCCGGCTCCAAGAAGGCCGCCGCCTACTGGGACGGTCTGATCAAGGACGACCTCGTGCAGACCTTCACCGGCTGGAGCCCCGAGGAGACCAAGGCCCGGGTCGAGGGCAAGACGCTCAGCTTCCTCGGCGCCTCCTGGTCCGCGGGCGGCATGAAGACCTCGCTCCCGGACCTCGCGGGCAAGTGGGCCGCCGCGCCCATGCCGAACTGGGGCACCCCGGCCAGCGGCAACTACGGCGGCACCTCCTACGGCGTGCTCAAGGGCAGCAAGCACACCGAGGCCGCCGCCGAGTTCATCAAGTGGGTCACCACCAACGGCGACGCCGTCAAGGCCCGCCTGAGCGACAAGAAGTCCCCCAGCAGCGCACTGCCGGCCAACCCGGAGATGCGTGAGGTCGCCGCGTCCCAGTTCGACACCGCGTACTTCAAGGGCCAGGACATCTACGAGCTCGCCTCCGAGCAGGTCGACACCATCGTCCCCGGCTGGACCTGGGGTCCGAACCAGATGGACGTCTACACGGCGGTGCAGGACGCATCCGCCAAGGGCGGCTTCGCAGCCGGCGTCGGGGCCGGCCAGCAGAAGGCCAAGTCGGGCATCGAGGACCGCGGGCTCAAGCTCGCCAAGTGA
- a CDS encoding carbohydrate ABC transporter permease: MAAPLAKAVRPSRAGTPRASASRLKRNQRGAAALFIVPFFVLFAAVMAAPIIYAVWMSLFQERASSGLGFGGTERAFAGFANFTNALSDQGFRESFLHIAVYCALYIPVMIGAALGLALLVDSAVARARKFFQLALFLPHAVPGLIASILWIYLYTPGLSPVLDWIGALGGSWNFFSDDHVLSSMVNLTAWQWIGYNMVIFYAALQAVPRELVEAAVVDGAGAIRTALQIKVPMIASAVVMTVLFTCVGAIQLFTEPKLFNQRGTSSVDTEWSPTLFIWKAGFVQHDYGLAAAASLMLAALGVLLSYVVTKLGNRWKSA, from the coding sequence GTGGCAGCACCACTCGCCAAGGCCGTGCGCCCATCACGAGCCGGCACCCCCCGCGCGAGCGCGTCCCGGCTGAAGCGCAATCAGCGCGGTGCCGCGGCCCTGTTCATCGTTCCGTTCTTCGTGCTGTTCGCCGCCGTCATGGCGGCTCCGATCATCTATGCCGTGTGGATGAGCCTGTTCCAGGAGCGCGCCTCCTCCGGGCTCGGATTCGGCGGCACCGAGCGGGCGTTCGCCGGCTTCGCCAACTTCACCAACGCCCTTTCCGACCAGGGCTTCCGCGAGTCCTTCCTGCACATAGCGGTCTACTGCGCGCTGTACATCCCGGTCATGATCGGCGCCGCGCTCGGACTGGCGCTGCTCGTGGACTCCGCGGTCGCCAGGGCCAGGAAGTTCTTCCAGCTGGCGCTCTTCCTGCCGCACGCCGTGCCTGGTCTGATCGCCTCGATCCTGTGGATCTACCTCTACACGCCCGGCCTCAGCCCGGTCCTCGACTGGATCGGCGCCCTCGGCGGTTCGTGGAACTTCTTCAGCGACGACCATGTGCTCTCCTCCATGGTGAACCTCACCGCGTGGCAGTGGATCGGCTACAACATGGTGATCTTCTACGCGGCGCTGCAGGCCGTACCGCGTGAGCTCGTCGAGGCCGCCGTCGTCGACGGCGCCGGGGCCATCCGTACCGCCTTGCAGATCAAGGTGCCGATGATCGCCTCCGCGGTCGTCATGACCGTGCTCTTCACCTGCGTCGGCGCGATCCAGCTCTTCACCGAGCCCAAGCTCTTCAACCAGCGGGGCACCTCGTCGGTGGACACCGAGTGGTCCCCGACCCTGTTCATCTGGAAGGCCGGCTTCGTCCAGCACGACTACGGACTCGCCGCCGCCGCTTCCCTGATGCTCGCCGCCCTCGGCGTGCTGCTCTCGTACGTCGTCACCAAGCTCGGAAACCGGTGGAAGTCCGCATGA
- a CDS encoding carbohydrate ABC transporter permease, producing MSTHTVTQESVPARAPAAPSERRPAATGRRRSPAHVLLSKGVVNGVLLLAAFYMLMPVSWLLFAATKNHRDLFATGGFSFGDFNLFANIHDVLTFNDGIYLRWFGNSLLYSVVGSAASALLCTATGYAFDKYDFRGKEKLFGLVLGGVLVPATVIQLPMYLLASKVGVVNTYWAILLPALVNPFGVYLARVFSEGYVPNEVLEAARVDGAGELRTFRRISLPMLAPGFMTIFLFSFTGSWNNFFGALVMLNDDSLYPVNLGLFMWNTTTSQQPEFYSLVITGSLIAVIPLIIAFIGLQRFWRSGLTAGAVK from the coding sequence ATGAGCACTCACACGGTCACCCAGGAATCCGTCCCCGCCCGGGCGCCGGCCGCTCCCTCGGAGCGCAGACCCGCCGCGACCGGCCGGCGGCGCAGCCCGGCGCATGTGCTGCTCTCCAAGGGCGTCGTCAACGGAGTGCTGCTCCTCGCCGCGTTCTACATGCTGATGCCGGTCAGCTGGCTGCTCTTCGCGGCCACCAAGAACCACCGCGACCTGTTCGCCACCGGTGGCTTCTCCTTCGGGGACTTCAACCTCTTCGCGAACATCCATGACGTCCTCACCTTCAACGACGGCATCTACCTGCGCTGGTTCGGCAACAGCCTGCTGTACTCGGTGGTCGGCTCGGCCGCCTCCGCGCTGCTGTGCACCGCCACCGGCTACGCCTTCGACAAGTACGACTTCCGGGGCAAGGAGAAGCTGTTCGGTCTGGTGCTCGGCGGCGTCCTGGTGCCGGCCACGGTGATCCAGCTGCCGATGTATCTGCTGGCCTCCAAGGTCGGCGTCGTCAACACCTACTGGGCAATCCTGCTGCCGGCCCTGGTCAACCCGTTCGGTGTGTATCTCGCCCGGGTCTTCTCCGAGGGATACGTACCCAACGAGGTCCTCGAGGCGGCGCGGGTGGACGGCGCCGGCGAGCTCCGTACGTTCCGCCGGATCTCGCTGCCGATGCTCGCCCCCGGCTTCATGACCATCTTCCTGTTCTCGTTCACCGGAAGCTGGAACAACTTCTTCGGCGCCCTGGTCATGCTCAACGACGACTCCCTCTACCCGGTCAACCTGGGCCTGTTCATGTGGAACACCACCACGTCCCAGCAGCCCGAGTTCTACTCACTGGTGATCACCGGCTCGCTCATCGCCGTCATCCCGCTGATCATCGCGTTCATCGGCCTGCAGCGCTTCTGGCGCTCCGGCCTGACCGCGGGTGCGGTGAAGTGA
- a CDS encoding hydroxyacid dehydrogenase, giving the protein MLVPEGTVLNSSDRTPAGRRPVTVLAMGGEIHRTLLAGGALERLGHIAAVDTSLLVTDYAAADPAVLADTEVLFTHWGSPQLSDEALRLMPRLRAVVHAAGSVKHHVTEAVWERDIAVSSAAAANALPVAEFTLAAILFANKRVLGAARRYRETRGAFDLLPHFAGQGNYLRTIGIVGASRIGRRVIELLRPFDLEVLLHDPYVGREDAAALGVERVGLDELVRRSHVVSIHAPQLPETRHMFDAPLLALMADGSTLINTARGSLVDTRALTEELVSGRIHGVIDVTDPDHLPSDSPLYNLPNVLLTPHIAGSLGNELGRMAHWAIDEVERYAQGAPFAYGVGPDELNRSA; this is encoded by the coding sequence ATGCTCGTACCGGAAGGCACCGTCCTGAACAGCTCGGACCGCACCCCGGCCGGCCGGCGACCGGTCACCGTGCTCGCCATGGGCGGCGAGATCCACCGCACCCTGCTGGCCGGCGGCGCCCTCGAGCGACTCGGGCACATCGCGGCGGTGGACACGTCGCTGCTGGTCACCGACTACGCCGCCGCCGATCCCGCCGTGCTCGCCGACACCGAAGTCCTCTTCACCCACTGGGGCTCCCCCCAGCTCTCCGACGAGGCACTGCGGCTCATGCCGCGGCTGCGGGCGGTCGTCCACGCGGCAGGTTCCGTCAAGCACCACGTCACCGAGGCGGTGTGGGAGCGCGACATCGCCGTCTCGTCCGCGGCTGCCGCCAACGCGCTGCCCGTCGCCGAATTCACCCTGGCCGCGATCCTGTTCGCCAACAAGCGGGTCCTCGGCGCCGCGCGGCGCTACCGCGAGACACGGGGCGCCTTCGACCTCCTCCCGCACTTCGCCGGGCAGGGCAACTATCTGCGCACCATCGGAATCGTGGGTGCCTCACGGATCGGCCGCCGGGTGATCGAACTGCTGCGGCCGTTCGACCTGGAGGTCCTGCTGCACGATCCGTATGTGGGCAGGGAGGACGCCGCCGCCCTCGGCGTGGAGCGCGTCGGTCTCGACGAACTCGTGCGGCGCAGTCATGTGGTGTCCATCCACGCTCCCCAACTCCCGGAGACCCGGCACATGTTCGACGCGCCACTGCTCGCGCTGATGGCGGACGGGTCCACGCTCATCAACACCGCGCGCGGCTCACTCGTCGACACCCGGGCCCTCACCGAGGAACTCGTGTCCGGACGCATCCACGGCGTAATCGATGTGACGGACCCCGACCACCTGCCTTCCGATTCCCCGCTGTACAACCTGCCCAACGTACTGCTGACCCCGCACATCGCCGGCTCCCTCGGCAATGAGCTCGGTCGCATGGCGCACTGGGCGATCGATGAAGTGGAGCGGTACGCGCAGGGTGCGCCGTTCGCGTACGGAGTCGGTCCCGACGAGCTGAACCGCTCGGCCTGA
- a CDS encoding HAD-IA family hydrolase: protein MSGRAHRVLVVGIDGVRLDTLRRLPTPHLDALARQGFLAPVGIDDDTPTMSGPCWATVVTGVTVAKHGVWSNDFTGHRLAVFPDFATRLTDQDGRRTFVAAGWEPLILARGGGPLFQAPARTAYVSPVVHTPEGWDACDEQITEEAVRVLAGDEPEASFVYLGAPDETAHFLGCGSAYESAVLAADGRLGRLLDAVRSRPSYENEDWTFLVVTDHGHADAGGHGGRTEEERTAWLIAAGPGIAAGAVPRAVRHVDVAAQVFASLGRHVDRHWTLDGRPFAAAPHAVLFDMDGTLVDTEALWLRTARETAAGLGHELGETDLPFVLGRAAADTAVHLKQVSGTGRSARSVAGELDAAFLAAVESEATVLPGALEFLDLLGDLDIPVALVSASPRPVVDAVLKLLGAERFRTTVAEGETPRTKPASDPYLAAARALGVDPAACLAVEDSPTGVASAEAAGCRVLAVASFTEIPAASRRTVLSDLRAMEPQILWTAGLRAG, encoded by the coding sequence ATGTCTGGTCGTGCCCACCGCGTCCTCGTCGTCGGCATCGACGGCGTGCGGCTCGACACCCTGCGCCGGCTGCCTACCCCGCATCTGGACGCCCTCGCGCGGCAGGGCTTCCTCGCACCGGTCGGGATCGACGACGACACCCCGACGATGTCGGGGCCGTGCTGGGCCACGGTCGTGACCGGTGTCACCGTCGCCAAACACGGCGTGTGGAGCAACGACTTCACCGGCCACCGCCTCGCCGTCTTCCCCGACTTCGCGACCCGGCTCACGGACCAGGACGGACGGCGCACCTTCGTCGCGGCCGGCTGGGAGCCCCTGATTCTCGCCCGCGGCGGGGGCCCGCTCTTCCAGGCCCCGGCGAGGACCGCGTACGTCTCGCCCGTCGTACACACCCCCGAAGGCTGGGACGCGTGCGACGAGCAGATCACCGAGGAGGCCGTACGGGTGCTGGCCGGAGACGAACCGGAGGCCTCGTTCGTCTATCTCGGCGCGCCCGACGAGACGGCGCACTTCCTGGGCTGCGGCAGCGCGTACGAGAGTGCTGTGCTGGCGGCCGACGGGCGCCTCGGACGGCTCCTCGACGCGGTGCGGTCCCGGCCCTCGTACGAGAACGAGGACTGGACGTTTCTCGTGGTCACCGACCACGGTCATGCGGACGCGGGCGGGCACGGCGGCCGCACCGAGGAGGAGCGCACCGCCTGGCTGATCGCGGCGGGTCCCGGCATCGCGGCGGGTGCTGTCCCCCGCGCCGTCCGCCATGTCGACGTGGCCGCCCAGGTGTTCGCCTCGCTCGGTCGGCACGTCGACCGGCACTGGACGCTGGACGGGCGGCCCTTCGCCGCGGCCCCGCACGCCGTCCTCTTCGACATGGACGGCACACTCGTGGACACCGAGGCGCTGTGGCTGCGAACCGCGCGGGAGACCGCCGCGGGGCTCGGCCACGAGCTGGGAGAGACCGACCTGCCCTTCGTCCTGGGCCGCGCGGCCGCCGACACCGCCGTTCATCTCAAGCAGGTCTCCGGCACCGGCCGCAGTGCGCGGTCCGTGGCCGGGGAACTCGACGCAGCCTTCCTGGCCGCCGTCGAGTCCGAAGCCACGGTGTTGCCCGGCGCGTTGGAATTCCTTGATCTGCTCGGGGATCTGGACATTCCCGTGGCGCTGGTCTCGGCCTCCCCGCGCCCCGTGGTGGACGCGGTGCTCAAGCTCCTCGGCGCGGAGCGGTTCCGTACGACGGTCGCCGAAGGCGAGACGCCTCGTACCAAGCCCGCGTCCGATCCCTATCTCGCTGCGGCGCGGGCGCTCGGCGTGGACCCGGCGGCGTGCCTCGCCGTGGAGGACAGCCCGACGGGCGTCGCCTCGGCCGAGGCTGCGGGTTGCAGGGTGCTCGCGGTGGCCTCCTTCACGGAGATCCCAGCCGCGTCGCGGAGGACGGTTCTGAGCGATCTGCGGGCGATGGAGCCACAGATCCTGTGGACGGCGGGACTTCGGGCCGGGTAG